The sequence GGCATTCTTAATCGAAAGCGTTGGCAGAGCTTGCTTAGCGTGCATGGAAGCGTCGTTAACTTCTACGATGTCGCCGTAGACTTTAGCATCGGTAATAAGGTTGGCCTTAGCGGTTGCTAAATCGGTGTTAGCTTTGTCTAAGGCCGCCTTTAAGTCGGCAATCTTGGCTTGAGCAGCCTTGGCAGCTGGCGTCAGCTTGTCGAGGCTGGCTTGGTCGGCCTTCACTTGGGCTTCAGCCATATCAAGGTTGTGCTGAGCATCCTTGACCGCCTTCATGGCATTGAGCAAGGCTTCGTGGCCCTTAGCTAACGTGTTGAGCTGGTCTGTTGCAGATTTGAGGTTAGCGTTGGCTTGAGTAAGCTTTGACTGAGCTTGGTCGTTAGCGGCCTTGGCAGCAGTCAAGGTAGCCTTAGTAGAATCAACCTTAGCCTGAGCTTGGGCGACCAGTTGGTTAGCCTTCGTTTGCAGCTCTTGGGCCTTCGCGAGGTTGGACTTAGCCGTGGCCAAGTTCTTTTGCAGGGTTGCTGGGTCCTTAGCGCCGTTAGTCAGTTGTGAGTAAGTAGCTTGAGCCTTAGCGAGGGCCATTTCGGCTTGTTGGGCGGCTGACTTCGCAGAAGCAAGGTCTTGTTGTGCTGAACCAAGCGCTTGCTTATCATGCGCAATTGCGGATTGCAAAGCGGTTGTGTCAGTAGATGGCTTGGTTGGGGTGAACATGAATACGTAGATGTTGCCATCTTGCCCGACTTGAACAGCAATGGACTTAGCTTTGCTTTGAAGAAGGAAGTTGGCATCGCCAATGAGTCCGTCATCCTGGCCTTTAGCTTCATTTTGGGCGTATTCAAAAAGGGCTCGATGGAGATTATCAACACTCAACCAGCCTTTATCAGGAAGTGTATTCTCATCAACTTCAGGGCCTTGACCGAGTTGATGCCCGTGTAAAAACCAACCTTCATTGCCACTATCTGTGTCATAGTCGGTAAATCCGTACTTCTGTGCAATTTTTTGTTCTTGATTGTAATGATTTTCCAGAGCAGACTGACTGTTTTCCCCCCAATTTAGTGCTGGTAAATTAACCATTTCTTTTACTGCTTCGGCGCCCTTATTAATGGCATTCATGTCAGTAGTCAGTGGTGCTAAGCCCCGGGATTGGCGAATTGGGTTGATTAGTTCCAGTACATAATTGGTGGCATTGATTGAAGCGCTGCTTGATAAGCCACGATTAACGCCGGAGTAACCCAATACTTTTTTCCAGGGAGCGTGTAGGTTATTTGGATCAGTTGGCTCGTACGTGTAATAATCAGGATAGCCAACTTTGACTAATAAGCGTCGTAAGTCAGGATCAGATTGATAAGAATCATTGAGGTTCGTTAAGGTGTGGCTAGCGGGAATCTTGTCATTATCATTTAGATATTGATTCTTGGCATTCTGCGGGTTCCATTTGTGCATAAAGTTTAATATTGCTGCATCCAGTTCATTTTCAATTCGACCCTGTTCTTCTCCCTGGTTGTTTTCGATGGCTTGCTTGAGTCGGTCTTGATAACTGTTGTACATATTATTGTACTGGTCATCAAGTCGGAAATTCCCATTAGATGAGTCATCACCGTTACTTGGTACGGTTTGGGTCGCCGCATCCAACTTAGCTTGATCTTGCTTCAGTTGGTTTTCAGCCGTGTTTACAATTCCCTGCTTGCTCTTAACGTCATTGTCGGCGTTGTTCTTGGCCGTTTGGGCATCGCTGACCTTCTGAGCGGCGTTCTTGATGGCTGCGCCTTGGTTGGTGATGGCATTAACATTGGATTGAGCGGTATTGACGTTGTTTTGCGCGTCGGTGACGGTTTGGTTGGCCTTCGTTTGCGCCTGTTTGGCGTTGGTTAAGTCCGTGTTAGCTTGATCGGCGTTCTTTTGGGCGTTGGACAAGGCAGCAGCGGTGCTGGCTGCGTTAGCTGAAGCCGTGTCAGCCGTCTTTTGGGCCGCGTCAGCCGTGGAGTGAGCCGCGGAGATTGAGTTGACGTCAAACCCGTTGGCTGAAGCGGCAGATTGAGCCTTAGCTAGCAGTTCGTTGTTCTGGTCTAAGTTAGCTTGAGCTTGACTTTGCGGATCCTGGTCAGAGACTAACTTGGCTTGAGCATCGCTTTGAGCTTGAATCGCGTTCGATGCTTGATTGTAGTTAGCTTGCGCGCTGGATTGAGCACTGGAAGCTTGAGCATAAGCTTGCCGCGAGGCTTTTTGAGCAGCCTTTAAGTCGCTTAAGGATGACGTGGCTTGAGTCGTTGCTGACTGTTGGTTAGCATCCGGAACTGCGTCGGCATGTGCATTCGTGGTTGCCATTGCACCGGCAGTAATAGCGACCCCAGCAGCGGCAGTAGTTGTCAAAATCTTCTTTATCTTGTGATTTTCAATAGTTCCTAAATTTCAAGAATAAGTTAGCCACTGGACTCAAATAAATAATACTGACCAATTGATTATTGGTTGATGGAGCTGTGATATCTCTTGGTAGAAGGCCTTACGATAGATATCCATTGACGAATGTCCATTAAACATAGCTCGTGGATAGTGATTCATCCAATCATTAGTCGCTATGATCTGAGCACTACTATAGTTATTTATAGCTTCACCTTTGGTAATCTCCTTGCGGAGAAACCGGTTATTGATCTCATTGGATCCACGTTCCCAAGGGGAATACGGATCAGCATAGAAAACATGATCGTGAACTTGTGTTAACTCACTAAATTCTGAACCGTTGTCAGAGGTTATTGTCTTAAAAATGCGATAGTAAGCATCTGTGCCCATTTTCTGGCGCAAATTTATAAAGAACTGATTTACTGCATGCGCAGTTTTACCAGCAATTTTACTCGTGATATTAACTCGTGAAAGGCGATCAGTCATTACTAGTACAACACTGTCATTACCGTTTTTCTGTCCCTGAACTGTATCCAGTTCCCAATGGCCAATTTCGGACCGTTGGTCCGCAGTTTGAGGTCGTTGAGCAATATTAGGCCCTAAGCACCTTTTAGCTTGCGGATGAGTTTGATGATGCTTACGTTTAGGTTTTTCAAAGAGGTCTAAATTGGACGTACGAAGCACACCCTCATTAATCCATTGATATAAAGTTACAACCGACTTTGGGATCAGGGTGCCATCATTCATTAAATCTCGAGCCTTATAAATAACCGCTTGTGGGGAGTAATGGTGGTCGTCAAACTCACCAAGCATTAGCTGATCAGCTAATCGTAAAAATTGCTTTGAAGAATAATATAAGCGACGACGACCAGAATGGCGGTGATGTTCAAGATATGTGGCCTGACCAGCTTCATAACTATAGATGTAGTAAGAATATTCGTAAATCTTACCATTAGATTTTTGACGACGAAGTTGGCGGACCGTACCACGGTTGAGCTCGTTATTAATTGTTTGATGATTAACTCCTAATTGGCGACCAATTGCGCGATTGGAAAGTCCTTGCGACTTTAAAGTCGCAATCATCACACGTTCTTCTTTAGTAAGATGAGCATTCTTTTTATGAGTAGTCAATAAAATAGTAGACATGGTATCATTTAAGTGCGTCATTTGACGGACATCCTTTCATATAGGTTTGGTTCACTTAATATGATACCTGATGTCACGCCGAATGGCGTTTTTTATTTACCACCAACTGGGTGGCTAACTTCATTCTATAATCTACCGATTTTCAATAGTTTTAGTATTAGACATAATTACGTCCTCCCTTTGTTCATATATAATAGCTATTATTGATACGAACATATCAACATATTTATTATACCTCTTATTGATTCTATTGAATCACTATAGTATAAAAATTGATTAAATTAGACGTCGAAAGTTAATAACGTTTTTTTCTATGCTTATTGAAAAAGGGCGGTTCACATGAGCATAGGCGAAAATATTTCTAAACATCGACGACGTCAAAAATTAACGCAGGAACAGCTAGCCGATATGAGCGGGTTAACACCTAACTACCTCTCAAAGATTGAGCGGGGCGTTGCTGATAAGTTCAGCGCGGTTAACTTGGTTCATATCGCGCAAGCGTTAAATGTTAGCGTTGACGATCTCACAAATAACGACGTCAAGACGTTGGCAAACCGCCCACACCAACAAGAATTAAACGATTTATTAAACGATCTTGATACCCAGACCAGCGAGCACCTTAGCTCTCTGCTTGTTGAATTATTGAAAACAGCTAATAATAAATAGGAATAGATAGGCAGAATTGCAATCTTTTCTAATTTAACAAATTGCTTTTCAAAATTTTGACGAATTGACGGTAAATGATGTCAAAAGGGCTTAAACGATGATCGATGGTTTTTGTGGCAATTGGTCGAATTTTGACAAAAGCGGAAACGCTGCTAATAAATAACGATCGTGACGTCAACTTCTACCTAATTAATGAGAAATAAACGACGGGTGTCCATTTTGTGATCACTGCCGATTTCTCTTATGTTCTTTCCGCGGCGTGTATCGTCATCGAAGACGATCCGAAAATCGTATGCAAAATTACGGTAAAAAAATAGATCCCGTAACCGATTCTTGGGTTACGGGATCTATTTTTATGTCGGAGTCGCGCCCGAGCGAACTGGCTTTCGTAGCGATACTCGCAATGGTGGGTGTCCTCGTTGTAGATGCCGATTATAGGATGCGCCGGCTTTTTTCCACTGCAGAAGGCATCCAATAACGTTAAAATTTGATCTCTGTGTCATTTTTGTGTTTGCTCTGGACCACATTAGGCATTAATCATATAAACAAAAAAGGGCAGGCAGTTAATGATCAGCCGAAGTGCTTGCCCCTGCCTTAACAACAAACCGATGCACCAGCCAGGTCAGCACCATTACCACCAGGATGGTCGGCACGGTGCTGCCACAGGGCAGGTTAAGGTTGATCAGGATCCGGTAGAGGATAAAGCCAACCGCCCAGAGCAGCAGGTTTGGCCAGGAAAATTCTTGGTGCCGATGATCCGCGTGGACAAGAAAGTAATCGGTCAGCTGAACTGCGATCATTGGGGCGAAGACAGAACCAATCAAATAGAGAAAGTTGGAAAAATTATCCATCGGCAGGGTAATTGCGCCGATCACTCCGATGATGGTAGCGACAATAGCAGTTAGGGTGCCCGACCAACTGCTAAAAATCGCCTTGGCGGAAATCCCTGCGGAGTAGGCATCCATGAAGGTGGTAGTGACGGTTGAGAAGACGACGATGATTAAGCCGGCGCTTCCCAGCCCAGCCCGCAGAATAATGGTGGCGATGTTGGTATCCTTGGTTAGCAGGGCCGCGCCAAGGCCAATAAAGGCCATCCAGCAAGAAGTAAGGCCGTAGACAATGGCGCTGACTGCACTGGCGCCAACCGGTTGCTGAGCGGCGGAGGTGTAGTCACTGATCAGCGGGAGCCAGGAAAGGGGCATCGCAATAACCAATTCCATTCCCTGGGCCCATGAAAGCTGACCGCCAGCCGGCAAGACCTGATGATGGGTGAAGATAACGCCACATAGGATGGCCGTCAAAATGACCAGGACCGTAATGGCGACGATGTTAAAGCCTCGCAGGTGCCGAATCCCGATCCGCAACCAGAGAATAATCAGGAGCCCGATTAAAAGTGCCCAGAGCCACTGGCCAAAGTGCCAAATGCCGTTCGCGGCGACGGCACCATCGTAGATCATGATTCCAGTCCAACCGACCAACTGGAGAACATTGAGCAGGGCAAAGAGGTAGGCGCCGTGTCGACCAAACGATAGCTTGGTGGCATTCATGGCGCTGAGCCGTTGCTGCCCACCAATCACGCCCGACAAGAAGAGCAGGAGGCAACCGATCAAATGACCAATCAGGATTACTAAGAGTCCCTGCCACATGCCGAGCGGGGCGAGGTAGGTTCCGGTTAGAATTTCCGCAATCGAAATTCCGGCACCGCACCAGATTAGTCCATTCTCTGTTAAACTTGTTCTTCTTTCCACAGTAAGCACCGTCCTTCTAATATTGTGCTCGGACAGTGTCCCCAAGAAAAAACGACCAGGGAAATTCGCCTGGTCGCCACTTTTGATCCCTTCGCTGGCATTATCCGAATCAGGTTCAATGGGTCGAGACGCGCAGTCTCCTCTCAGCCTGTTTGCAAGCTCCCCGTTATTTATTTCACTTTTAACATAGCAGATCTAAGTAATTTGTCAACCACAGTTAGTCATTGAGATGTTAGCAGCAATTTACTTTAACTAAATTCAAAACTAAAACAATAAAAAAGAACAGCCAAAACTTGAAAAATCGCGCTAAATCAACGAAAATAATGATAAATACACCAGAAAAGTAAAGGATAACATTTATGACTAATGATCCAAGCTTAAATAAAATTCATATCGTTTTCAACGGCCAAGAAACACCACCGATGAAGGTGAGCCAGCTCTTTGATGCCCACCGCTTTAACCGTTTAACTGCGGTCACGGGAGCAGTGACGGCCGATTTCATCAACGATTACCTGAGCAAATTCATTCAAGTCGAGATCGCTCTGAAAACGCCAGTAACTGCTGATGCTAATACTGCTGAGGACGAGATCACCAAAGAAGCGTTAGCCAACGCTCTCTTAGCAATGGCCAATAAGCAGCCGGCTAAGCTTTTCGAAGGCTTGACTAGTGCCAACCAGGCAAACGTGCTGAATGGCCTGTTTAGCGTTGAAATCTCACCGGCGCAGGCCTTGCATTCCCAATTCTACCTGCTCAGCAATTCGGAAACGCACGATACGCGGGTAATCCTCGGGAGCATCAATCTTGATCAGAAAGACTTTGATAAGGGCCAAAATCGCTTTGAGGAAATTCTGGTCTTTGATAGCGATATTCGGCTGTTCCAAAACCTTAGCGAACATTTTAAGAAGGATATTAAACCCGTTCTGCGGCCATATTTCACGGCTAACCTCCTGAAGGCCGCGCAAGCACAGCTGGACGAGGGGGCCAAGGACAAGCAGACCACCACCGGCAATCAGGTGGTGATCCTTGATAACGAGACAACTGATCAGATTGCCGCGGCGGACATGACCGACATCATCAGTCACGACGTTCAACAGCTCTTGGATAAGAAACTGATTCCAGAAGCGACCACGCTTGCGATGCGTGAGGTGACAACCAACCGTTCGCAGACAAAGGAAGCAATTGAGCGGGACGTCAAGCAGCATGACACGATCTACACCCTGCAGAAGGGGTCGGTTTCACCACGGGCAGCCAAGCCAAAGATCAAGACTCGTGAAAAAATCTACCAGCAGGTTCAGCAGGCCCTGATCAGTGGCATGACGCCACAGCAGCGCAAGGCTGAAAAGAAATACACGACCTTCCTTTACGATCGACCAATGGAGCGGAACCTATTGGCCAATAATAGTGGCCTTTACGTGCCGAACGATGCCGGAACCCACCCAATTCCCTTTGGCAAGCTAGCAACAATCAGCCAGATTCGCGATGGCCTGAAGAGCATCAATGCCGTCTTGGATGGCTACCGGAAGTACGTGGTAGACTACGACGACGATTACGGGAAACGATTCTACGAAGCAATCCTTTACGCCTTTACCGCACCCTTCCTGTGGGAAATTCGTCAGAAGGCCAGCCTGAACCCCGAGGACGGGAATGATGTGCCGAACTTCCTGGTGTTGGGAGCAACGGCCGGTTCCGGGAAGTCAACACTTTTGCGGATCATTAATCAGCTGACTTGGAACACCGACCGCTCACTGATCGACTTTGGGACGATTTACCCAAGTGATACCGCCCAAAAGAAAACCAAGACGGTCGAAGCTATTGAGCACTACATGAAGCAGGGAAGCTCCTATCCGGTTCTGCTGGATGAGATTGAACCGTACTTCTTCCAGCAGGATCAGTACAGTCGGCACCTGGTAGTGGATACGATGAACGAGTTGATCAACAATCCCCACCCAATCGCACCCTTAATTGGGACGACCAACTACGATTCCGGATTTACGATGCTTCGTGAAACCGCACGACGAACCTACTACCTGCAGATGGATAAGGTGATCGACGACCGGCAAAAGGGCGAGGCTAACAAGTACATCTACAACGTTCGCCAGACCCTCAACAACACGCTCTTCAAGGACTTCGTAATGCGGATGGCTAACCTGCTTGAGGACGATGAGACCCCATGGCGGGACTTCAACACCGCTAACGGCCAGCTTGACTTCCTGTCAAACACCCGGCAGATCTTCCGGGACTACTACAAGATGGCCGGAATGGAAGTGCCAGCCTACTTTGCGGATCAGATCTGCGATGACTTCCAGGAGAGCTCCCGGAATAGCTGGGCGAAATTGTATGTCACCCAGGCCGACGACTTCAAGTATCGCGAGGCCGACGACAGTCTCTTGTTTGACATCTCCAAGCTCAATACCTTTAACGGTTTCTCGGCCGATAGCATCGAGAAGTACCGGAACGCCCTGCCGATCGAACTCTGCGTCGACGGCATTAACGGTAAGCGGGGGAAGTTCGTGGAGATCAAGGCCCCGGACTTCTTCAAGTGGATTGGAGAGCGCAACCCATATGCTAAGAATTCCGAGACGAGCTCTGAAACATCATCCCCAGAGACAAATGATGACCAACAAACTGTCTCGCAAGAAGAAAAGCCAGTTAAAAAGAAGGGCTTTTGGGCCCGGTTATTCGGTTAAGGCCAAAACGTGGCAAAGCAATTATCCGCTTTGTCACGTTTTGTTTTAAATTTAATTGATTTTATTCACCAACCGGGCGAACTTGCGCGATAATAATGATAGACGAAATGGTGAAAAGAGCTGATTAGATGCAACGTCTCCATAAAATTGGCAAATTTATTGGCTACGGGCTGGGGGGATTATGCCTCGTCCTCGTGTTAACCCAGGCCTTCCTTCTGCGGGGGACTGCCGGGCAGACACTCAATTCGCATGCCTATCGGGATGATACTCATTATTCCCGGGTACCAACGCTGCTCATCCCCGGCTGGGGTGGCAACACGGTTACCTACAACCGGCTGATTAAGACCTATCAGCGGCAAAACGTCGCCCAGAAAGTGATGACCGTTTGGGTTTCACCGCGTAATCACATCCGGGTCAGCGGGAGTTGGCACGGGCAAAAGAACGCCCTGATCCAGGTGCTGTTTGACTGGAACTATAGCGGAACATACCATCCCCAGGTTACCCAGCTGCGTCACGTCCTAATTTATTTGCGGACCCACTACGGAATTAAGCGGACCAACGTCATTGCCCATTCGTATGGCGGGACCGAATTCATCCACGCTTACATGGGTTCCAAGTGGCTTCAGCACCACCTCCAGCTGCACAAACTGGTCTTCCTCGGGGTTCCGGTGGAGGAAAGTCTGCCGGAGCGGCTGTCCTACCACTACCCGCTCATTCACCATTCCAAAGATCAGAACTTCCAGCGGCTTTACCACCAGATGAAGAATTGGCAGGTCAACTATCCGGTGATTATCTATAACCTGATGGGCACAAAGGAGGGGAGCCGGGTTACGGATGGTTCCGTTCCCCATATCCAGTCGGAGATGCTGAAGGCACTGATCCAGTCACACCCAACAATTGAATACCACCAGAAAAACTACCGGAACACGTCCCACACGCAGCTGCACGATCGACCCCTGATCCTGCGGCAGATCCGGCAGATTCTCTGGGGAAAGGAGCAGTAGGTATGCAAAAAGAACACGGTCAGGTGACCGGCTTAATCTGGCGCGGTCCGGATGACCTGGCGACTTACCAGTTACTCAAGAACTATGCCGATCAGCATCAACTGACGGTCCCAGCGGCAGCAAAACAGCTGCTCGCCGAAGCCCTGCGGAAGCATTAGGTAAAATTTATCAAGTGTAAACATTTTACTTTAGGAGCCCTTCTTACTAAAATATAGTCATAATTTTAAAACGCGAAAGAGGGACTTTTAGCGATGAAGCAAATTGTTGATCAGTATTTTGATGGGGAGCGACCACTCTTTGGGGCGCACGACCTCCAATTGATTCGAACGACCTTTGGAGAAGGGGAGCCCCCGTTGAAGAATGGTCACGACTTAGAGCTCGACGGGGTGGTTTTCCAGTGGAAATACCCACTTTGGTATGACAAACACGTCAAAGTCGACAATACTATTTGGGAGACTATGTCGCGCTCCGGGATCTGGTACACTGATGACATCACAGTGACCAACAGCGCAATCCAGGCCCCTAAGCAGTTTCGGCGCTGCGACGGGGTGAACCTGAAGAACGTTCACTTCGGGGATGCCGCAGAAACGCTCTGGTCCTGTAAGAACATTCGCATGGAAAATGTCCAGGCCACTGGCGACTACTTCGGCATGAACAGCGAGAACGTCTACGCCGATCACCTGAACCTGATCGGGAACTACGGTTTTGACGGGGCCAAGAACGTTGAGGTTCATAACTCAACGATGGTCACCAAGGACAATTTCTGGAACTGCGAAAACGTGGTTGTCTACGACTCGGTCTTAAACGGTGAATACCTCGCCTGGAATACCAACCACATTACATTGATTAACTGCACGATCATCAGTGATCAGGGGCTCTGTTACACTAAGAACTTGACGATGAAGAATTGCCGCTTGCTGCGGACGGATTTAGCCTTTGAATACTGTGAGAACATTGATGCCGAAATCGATTCCGCGATCATGAGCGTTAAGAACCCGATCAGCGGACGGATTAAGGCCCGCCACATCGATGAAATCATCATGGATCCCAACGAGATCGACCCCAGCAAGACGACCATCGTGACTGACGATGATTCCGACCAGCACATCAAGCAACACTAGAAGGGAAGCATGGATAATGAAATATGATTTTGACACGATCCTTGACCGGCGCGCTACCAATTCCGAAAAGTGGCATATCAAGGAGGGCGAGCTGCCGCTGACCATCGCCGACATGGACTTCAAGACGGCCACCGAAATCACGGATGCCATGAAGAAAAAGATCGACCAGGGGGCATTTGGCTACGAGTACCCAACCAAGGAATACTATGAGGCCGTTGCCTACTGGTACCAAAGCGAACACCACGCCCATGCCGAGACCGATTGGATGCGTTTCACGACCGGGGTCATTCCGGCCCTGACGGCCAGCGTTCACCACTTCAGCCACGAGGGCGACAACGTCCTGCTGATGGAGCCGGTCTACAACACCTTCTATAACTCGATCATCAACAGCGGCCGGCACGTCATTGCCAGCCAGCAGCTCTACGACAACGAAACTCACACCTACCAGGTTGATTGGTACGACCTGGAGGACAAGCTGGCCAACCCGTTGACCACCTTGATGATCCTTTGCAACCCTCACAACCCGACCGGCTACGTCTGGACCAGGGATGAACTGGAACGCATCTTGTCCCTTGCCAAGCGTCACGGGGTGATCGTGATTTCCGATGAAATTCACGGCGATCTGGTACTGGAAGGGGCGGATTACACCCCGGCCTTCTCGCTGCCAACCGATTTGACGACCAACCTGATTACCCTGGTTTCGACCAGTAAGACCTTCAACCTGGCGGCCCTGCACTCGGCCACCGGGATCGTGCCGAATCCAATCCTGCGGGAGCGCTTCGACCGGGCCATCAACAAGTATGAGGTGGCCGAGCC comes from Limosilactobacillus sp. and encodes:
- a CDS encoding helix-turn-helix domain-containing protein translates to MSIGENISKHRRRQKLTQEQLADMSGLTPNYLSKIERGVADKFSAVNLVHIAQALNVSVDDLTNNDVKTLANRPHQQELNDLLNDLDTQTSEHLSSLLVELLKTANNK
- a CDS encoding IS30 family transposase, with translation MTHLNDTMSTILLTTHKKNAHLTKEERVMIATLKSQGLSNRAIGRQLGVNHQTINNELNRGTVRQLRRQKSNGKIYEYSYYIYSYEAGQATYLEHHRHSGRRRLYYSSKQFLRLADQLMLGEFDDHHYSPQAVIYKARDLMNDGTLIPKSVVTLYQWINEGVLRTSNLDLFEKPKRKHHQTHPQAKRCLGPNIAQRPQTADQRSEIGHWELDTVQGQKNGNDSVVLVMTDRLSRVNITSKIAGKTAHAVNQFFINLRQKMGTDAYYRIFKTITSDNGSEFSELTQVHDHVFYADPYSPWERGSNEINNRFLRKEITKGEAINNYSSAQIIATNDWMNHYPRAMFNGHSSMDIYRKAFYQEISQLHQPIINWSVLFI
- a CDS encoding alpha/beta hydrolase; protein product: MQRLHKIGKFIGYGLGGLCLVLVLTQAFLLRGTAGQTLNSHAYRDDTHYSRVPTLLIPGWGGNTVTYNRLIKTYQRQNVAQKVMTVWVSPRNHIRVSGSWHGQKNALIQVLFDWNYSGTYHPQVTQLRHVLIYLRTHYGIKRTNVIAHSYGGTEFIHAYMGSKWLQHHLQLHKLVFLGVPVEESLPERLSYHYPLIHHSKDQNFQRLYHQMKNWQVNYPVIIYNLMGTKEGSRVTDGSVPHIQSEMLKALIQSHPTIEYHQKNYRNTSHTQLHDRPLILRQIRQILWGKEQ
- a CDS encoding DUF3737 family protein, coding for MKQIVDQYFDGERPLFGAHDLQLIRTTFGEGEPPLKNGHDLELDGVVFQWKYPLWYDKHVKVDNTIWETMSRSGIWYTDDITVTNSAIQAPKQFRRCDGVNLKNVHFGDAAETLWSCKNIRMENVQATGDYFGMNSENVYADHLNLIGNYGFDGAKNVEVHNSTMVTKDNFWNCENVVVYDSVLNGEYLAWNTNHITLINCTIISDQGLCYTKNLTMKNCRLLRTDLAFEYCENIDAEIDSAIMSVKNPISGRIKARHIDEIIMDPNEIDPSKTTIVTDDDSDQHIKQH
- a CDS encoding MalY/PatB family protein, yielding MKYDFDTILDRRATNSEKWHIKEGELPLTIADMDFKTATEITDAMKKKIDQGAFGYEYPTKEYYEAVAYWYQSEHHAHAETDWMRFTTGVIPALTASVHHFSHEGDNVLLMEPVYNTFYNSIINSGRHVIASQQLYDNETHTYQVDWYDLEDKLANPLTTLMILCNPHNPTGYVWTRDELERILSLAKRHGVIVISDEIHGDLVLEGADYTPAFSLPTDLTTNLITLVSTSKTFNLAALHSATGIVPNPILRERFDRAINKYEVAEPNLLAIPTTIAAYRHGADWLHQLKDYVRGNKEYVAEFIKQNLPELHLVPGTATYLLWIDTSALSDDSQQLADFIREDTGLIINPGTYYHGNGGDFIRINIAYPRKQIEDGMKRLAKAITDFPDAK
- the cytX gene encoding putative hydroxymethylpyrimidine transporter CytX, with the protein product MERRTSLTENGLIWCGAGISIAEILTGTYLAPLGMWQGLLVILIGHLIGCLLLFLSGVIGGQQRLSAMNATKLSFGRHGAYLFALLNVLQLVGWTGIMIYDGAVAANGIWHFGQWLWALLIGLLIILWLRIGIRHLRGFNIVAITVLVILTAILCGVIFTHHQVLPAGGQLSWAQGMELVIAMPLSWLPLISDYTSAAQQPVGASAVSAIVYGLTSCWMAFIGLGAALLTKDTNIATIILRAGLGSAGLIIVVFSTVTTTFMDAYSAGISAKAIFSSWSGTLTAIVATIIGVIGAITLPMDNFSNFLYLIGSVFAPMIAVQLTDYFLVHADHRHQEFSWPNLLLWAVGFILYRILINLNLPCGSTVPTILVVMVLTWLVHRFVVKAGASTSADH
- a CDS encoding LPXTG cell wall anchor domain-containing protein, producing MTTTAAAGVAITAGAMATTNAHADAVPDANQQSATTQATSSLSDLKAAQKASRQAYAQASSAQSSAQANYNQASNAIQAQSDAQAKLVSDQDPQSQAQANLDQNNELLAKAQSAASANGFDVNSISAAHSTADAAQKTADTASANAASTAAALSNAQKNADQANTDLTNAKQAQTKANQTVTDAQNNVNTAQSNVNAITNQGAAIKNAAQKVSDAQTAKNNADNDVKSKQGIVNTAENQLKQDQAKLDAATQTVPSNGDDSSNGNFRLDDQYNNMYNSYQDRLKQAIENNQGEEQGRIENELDAAILNFMHKWNPQNAKNQYLNDNDKIPASHTLTNLNDSYQSDPDLRRLLVKVGYPDYYTYEPTDPNNLHAPWKKVLGYSGVNRGLSSSASINATNYVLELINPIRQSRGLAPLTTDMNAINKGAEAVKEMVNLPALNWGENSQSALENHYNQEQKIAQKYGFTDYDTDSGNEGWFLHGHQLGQGPEVDENTLPDKGWLSVDNLHRALFEYAQNEAKGQDDGLIGDANFLLQSKAKSIAVQVGQDGNIYVFMFTPTKPSTDTTALQSAIAHDKQALGSAQQDLASAKSAAQQAEMALAKAQATYSQLTNGAKDPATLQKNLATAKSNLAKAQELQTKANQLVAQAQAKVDSTKATLTAAKAANDQAQSKLTQANANLKSATDQLNTLAKGHEALLNAMKAVKDAQHNLDMAEAQVKADQASLDKLTPAAKAAQAKIADLKAALDKANTDLATAKANLITDAKVYGDIVEVNDASMHAKQALPTLSIKNAMADDPTQSMAASAFMSLAELPGDTIPTGTTVAFADPAKATRDSQVPGDYVEDVLVTFPDGSTVTKQIELHVSAAIAGLPAGWKIVNGHVVDANGNIIPGYTVDKDGNVIKLSTAANGVNVAAPTANNKNNSQAAQLPQTGNDNKAGVLALAGTSLATMFGLITIKKHA
- a CDS encoding ATP-binding protein, whose translation is MTNDPSLNKIHIVFNGQETPPMKVSQLFDAHRFNRLTAVTGAVTADFINDYLSKFIQVEIALKTPVTADANTAEDEITKEALANALLAMANKQPAKLFEGLTSANQANVLNGLFSVEISPAQALHSQFYLLSNSETHDTRVILGSINLDQKDFDKGQNRFEEILVFDSDIRLFQNLSEHFKKDIKPVLRPYFTANLLKAAQAQLDEGAKDKQTTTGNQVVILDNETTDQIAAADMTDIISHDVQQLLDKKLIPEATTLAMREVTTNRSQTKEAIERDVKQHDTIYTLQKGSVSPRAAKPKIKTREKIYQQVQQALISGMTPQQRKAEKKYTTFLYDRPMERNLLANNSGLYVPNDAGTHPIPFGKLATISQIRDGLKSINAVLDGYRKYVVDYDDDYGKRFYEAILYAFTAPFLWEIRQKASLNPEDGNDVPNFLVLGATAGSGKSTLLRIINQLTWNTDRSLIDFGTIYPSDTAQKKTKTVEAIEHYMKQGSSYPVLLDEIEPYFFQQDQYSRHLVVDTMNELINNPHPIAPLIGTTNYDSGFTMLRETARRTYYLQMDKVIDDRQKGEANKYIYNVRQTLNNTLFKDFVMRMANLLEDDETPWRDFNTANGQLDFLSNTRQIFRDYYKMAGMEVPAYFADQICDDFQESSRNSWAKLYVTQADDFKYREADDSLLFDISKLNTFNGFSADSIEKYRNALPIELCVDGINGKRGKFVEIKAPDFFKWIGERNPYAKNSETSSETSSPETNDDQQTVSQEEKPVKKKGFWARLFG